From a single Erpetoichthys calabaricus chromosome 1, fErpCal1.3, whole genome shotgun sequence genomic region:
- the prx gene encoding neuroblast differentiation-associated protein AHNAK isoform X42, with translation MAMPMEITVVQETLKKSELMEVVVETEAEAGARGFSVSGGGAQGIFVKEVLKDSPAAKALSLREGDQLLSARVYFDNVKYEDALKILQCAEPYKVSFLLKRNVPSADISTSSGSASLEVKGPKAKMPKLSVKSIAPLRKKKKKAKAGSRLSAEVTLPASGKFKREASPAKFELSPVDVEFAFPKFPKLKGVSKTTTEGDISLKSPEIQASVARRKKKKIRLPRMRVKDAAAARAVVDVDLKSPEGKVELGTPETKVKTKEKSTKFGISFPKTKKPKVDAGLSCLEASKGISPPGIKLKPPEVEFDFSLPTGKADSKTAKGEVSKEDVKIKTPKVELDFGLPSGKAEAKISHPDINVKDTMKEGIKFKAPKLDLDISLPKGKVEDTIAMPEAEVKSKDGFKFKPPKLDLDLSLPAGSVDSTEGDLDKDGRLRMPQVKIPKIGVSLPSAEFEGDTSKDRYKRDSYGKEDKHKAGLKMPSIDIDAPSLNIEIGLPTSKADSEGDVKFHPSEGSTGAGLKAPDVEIKMPKMTLPKFSGAEGEIKAPKTDVHRGKMEIEGPDFKLKGPKIKMPSFGVTLPTKTRDKSQAEHEHMIHEDGETGKIKLPTVKMPSIDISVPVPDVDLHLPKGKTSGPEAGIDKKIHHSQEELDIKMKMPKISIPKFSMFGKLETPSADVNVSPPKVDVKSPKADLTLRDIEVEGPSAKGANITMPKIDISLPKIKSPDMDLNMPELDIEGPSIKGPKISMPTVDISLPKMKHPEGHLDFEGPSVKGPNISMPTVDISLPKMKHPEGHLDIEGPSVKGPKISMPTVDISVPKMKHPEADLDIEGPSVKGPKISMPTVDISVPKIKHPEVDLNIEGPSVKGPKISMPKFDISLPKMKHPEADLNIEGPSVKGPKISMPKFDISLPKMKHPEADLNIEGPSVKGPKIAMPTVDISLPKMKHPEADLNIEGPSLKGPKISMPTVDISLPKMQHPEADLDIKGPSLKGPKISMPTVNISLPKMKHPEVDLDIQDPSLKGPKITMPEVDISLPKMKHPEVDLNAEGPSVKGPKIVMPTVDISLPTIKPSDTELDIEGPSLKGPKIGIPKVDISLPKRKSAEIGVSVPEGDTNLSMPSMKIPTIDINMPKIDLDLSISKTMEGASMELPESTTGRNFEGPDIHLKMPKISLPTFGVKDNAEAECKGDVKLPKAKVDKKASEFEGSKPKLPTIKVPGLDISVPEVPDVDINIKAPKSKSDYTVEGDISGKQHDFNIKGPNVKIEMPKLPKFKKDKSNVEVQPPHVDIESGDAKMKGLKIKMPKFGLSFPKGKLKEGEVDVSGQMKASGKMPEGKIKFPKEKHSMEMPDVNTDTTDGKIKLPSVALPSVDISAPKMDIDFSLPKGKRGDKEQVGLLKGEDERLSSGASFDVPDVSLKIPKFTLPKFAGKVKTDNVELDSKHLKADIQPSPAKVDIEGKFPSVEFDVDGKPKEKDMKIKMPKMKIPTFGITKKDEDVTVITPDVDTKIKKGKVQMKSPTIELEGPEGKVKSPKIKFPKFKISSPKTKLPDAEVKIGTEKGVKEGVQTPDVTIDMPKISMPKFGTKDGKMNVDVSVPEEGKLKMPSLEISLPTVSHKEGEVLLPKAEVDVSEADIKGYEGDLKIPKMPSLDISAPKFELDISLPKVKDDSALDPKLDIKAKKEGDLDGTDWKLKMPQVDLPKFGHKEKNINLELDIPAGKADAKIAKPEISISKASVDVPDFEMQGAEGRIKMPKIKMPKVDISLPKGDGVTESEDKITRPEFEDPAADGKIKLPSFGKLSAPTVKAPELDFELSLRKPKHETEIEGNWKGRKGAETDLGVTSEKSEYYIKMPKMKMPELSISGPQIKGSDLEIDVGLSKLDTGKEKIKGDLPKIQGSPGVTIKAPKIKAPKVDADVKAPEADIEGTSGKFKMKIPKFGLSTTKDEGEVNVDLQQETKFKVPDVGFSVTKDGDHSTNIDLSLPKDSKVKGPKKEGKLEVDLPSVELDIPEGGIKVPKLKIPKIGVMTSKEMLEGEVAFVSDSEEAEEKAKKHHFKFPNVEISSSKPKGYAEVDVKTSGRDMDLEGQTDGLKLKMPKITVPSVGFSDSKDQHYSTELITPDSDADIKIPKIDIKVPKIDINIPKVEIKAPAVNVKAPEEESLEMDEEHKSKVKLPEFGIALPSVTRLETETSDVKLKVKGPQIKVKNAEAISKSPQSDGDAEGPKMPKVKKAVFAFPRFNGADASLSHSQGEVNLGAGETKTRVPKIKMKPTFGKLRSKTKGAEVNGDAEEIDGEEDEKHKTGKMKIPKVTLAVSAKTSDGAGYHVNGQSDPASTNASQQDKSKFGKMKIPKIEFSSPYSKGAVDEGEAEMNMKLVKEEEASMSNGDSKGLKFKSPKITFSGFKKKTGKEEIEKPVSSSARTEMACLESGDKPISQSPKPKVSIGLFSSKSRGEYTVEQRTNGQEAQEESGKHHLEGRGDKSPKFKLPKFSLSPKSKGVLVITPESSPKASQRSSQQKEGEESSSGFKIQMPRVGFKSRQDEHTSEERIIMDDEDESVIIVSKTSKHTITESVTEKSTTI, from the exons GAGATCAGCTGCTTAGTGCCAGGGTGTACTTTGACAATGTCAAATATGAAGATGCCCTGAAGATTCTTCAGTGTGCTGAGCCATACAAAGTATCGTTCCTGCTGAAGCGCAACGTTCCCAGCGCAGACATCAGCACCTCGTCAGGCTCAGCCAGCCTGGAAGTCAAAGGTCCCAAAGCCAAGATGCCAAAACTG AGTGTTAAAAGCATTGCTCctttgagaaagaaaaagaagaaagccaAGGCCGGTTCAAGGTTAAGTGCAGAAGTAACTCTTCCTGCATCAGGCAAATTCAAGAGGGAGGCCTCACCAGCTAAGTTCGAGCTGAGTCCAGTGGATGTGGAATTTGCCTTCCCAAAATTTCCAAAGCTGAAAGGTGTGAGCAAGACAACCACGGAAGGCGATATTAGCCTCAAAAGTCCAGAGATACAAGCTAGCGTTGCAAGacggaagaaaaagaaaatcagattaCCTAGAATGAGAGTAAAagatgcagcagcagcaagagctgtggtggatgtggatctaaaatcACCAGAAGGGAAGGTAGAACTGGGTACCCCAGAAACTAAAgtcaaaactaaagaaaaatccacaaaattTGGAATTTCTTTTCCAAAAACTAAGAAACCAAAAGTTGATGCAGGACTTTCATGCTTAGAGGCAAGCAAAGGGATAAGTCCACCTGGAATCAAATTAAAGCCTCCAGAAGTAGAGTTTGACTTTAGCCTCCCAACTGGAAAAGCAGATTCTAAGACTGCTAAAGGGGAGGTGAGTAAGGAAGATGTCAAAATCAAGACGCCTAAAGTGGAGCTTGATTTTGGTTTGCCCTCAGGCAAAGCTGAAGCCAAAATATCCCACCCAGATATTAATGTTAAGGACACAATGAAAGAAGGCATTAAATTTAAAGCACCAAAACTTGATCTGGATATCAGTTTACCAAAAGGAAAGGTAGAGGATACAATAGCTATGCCAGAGGCTGAGGTGAAAAGTAAAGATGGTTTTAAATTTAAGCCGCCTAAATTGGATCTTGATCTTAGTCTGCCTGCAGGGAGTGTTGACTCAACTGAAGGAGACCTAGATAAGGATGGAAGGCTCAGAATGCCTCAAGTGAAGATTCCAAAAATAGGGGTTTCCTTACCATCTGCTGAATTTGAGGGTGACACTTCCAAAGACAGATACAAAAGAGATTCTTACGGCAAGGAAGACAAGCATAAAGCTGGACTAAAGATGCCGTCTATTGACATTGATGCGCCATCATTAAACATTGAAATTGGCTTGCCAACATCTAAAGCAGACAGTGAAGGAGATGTGAAATTTCATCCATCTGAGGGTAGTACAGGAGCTGGTTTGAAGGCTCCTGATGTTGAAATAAAAATGCCAAAGATGACACTTCCAAAATTTAGTGGAGCTGAGGGAGAAATTAAAGCTCCAAAGACAGACGTGCATCGTGGTAAAATGGAAATAGAAGGTCCAGATTTTAAACTAAAGGGGCCCAAAATAAAGATGCCATCATTTGGTGTTACCTTACCTACAAAGACAAGAGATAAATCTCAGGCAGAACATGAGCACATGATTCATGAAGATGGTGAAACAGGAAAAATTAAGTTACCAACTGTCAAAATGCCTTCCATTGATATCTCGGTGCCAGTTCCAGATGTGGACTTGCATCTTCCTAAAGGAAAGACAAGTGGACCAGAAGCTGGCATAGATAAAAAAATTCATCACAGCCAGGAAGAGTtggatataaaaatgaaaatgccaaAAATATCCATTCCAAAGTTCTCCATGTTTGGCAAGTTAGAAACACCATCAGCTGATGTAAATGTTTCCCCTCCTAAAGTAGATGTTAAATCTCCAAAAGCGGATCTGACTCTCAGAGACATTGAAGTTGAGGGGCCTTCTGCTAAAGGAGCTAATATAACAATGCCAAAAATTGATATTTCTCTACCCAAAATAAAGTCACCGGATATGGATCTGAACATGCCTGAACTAGATATAGAGGGTCCTTCCATAAAGGGGCCTAAGATATCCATGCCAACAGTTGACATTTCTCTTCCCAAAATGAAACATCCAGAAGGACACTTGGATTTTGAAGGTCCTTCGGTAAAGGGGCCTAATATATCAATGCCAACAGTTGACATTTCTCTTCCCAAAATGAAACATCCAGAAGGACACTTGGATATTGAAGGTCCTTCTGTAAAGGGGCCTAAGATATCAATGCCAACAGTTGACATTTCTGTACCAAAAATGAAACACCCAGAGGCAGATCTGGATATTGAAG GTCCTTCTGTAAAGGGGCCTAAGATATCAATGCCAACAGTAGACATTTCTGTACCAAAAATAAAACATCCAGAAGTAGATCTGAATATTGAAG GTCCTTCTGTAAAGGGTCCTAAGATATCAATGCCAAAATTTGACATTTCATTACCAAAAATGAAACACCCAGAGGCAGATCTGAATATTGAAG GTCCTTCTGTAAAGGGTCCTAAGATATCAATGCCAAAATTTGACATTTCATTACCAAAAATGAAACACCCAGAGGCAGATCTGAATATTGAAGGTCCTTCTGTAAAGGGCCCTAAGATAGCCATGCCAACAGTTGACATTTCCCTTCCCAAAATGAAACATCCGGAAGCAGATCTGAATATTGAAGGTCCTTCTCTAAAGGGGCCTAAGATATCAATGCCAACAGTTGATATTTCCTTACCAAAGATGCAACATCCAGAGGCAGACCTGGATATCAAAGGTCCTTCACTAAAAGGTCCTAAGATATCAATGCCAACAGTTAATATTTCCCTTCCCAAAATGAAACACCCCGAAGTAGATCTGGATATACAAGATCCTTCACTAAAAGGGCCTAAGATAACCATGCCAGAAGTTGACATTTCCCTACCCAAAATGAAACACCCTGAAGTAGACCTGAATGCTGAGGGTCCTTCTGTAAAGGGGCCTAAGATAGTGATGCCAACAGTTGACATTTCCCTTCCAACAATAAAGCCTTCAGACACAGAACTAGATATTGAGGGACCTTCTTTAAAAGGACCCAAAATAGGCATTCCAAAAGTTGACATCTCCCTTCCAAAACGAAAGTCAGCTGAAATAGGTGTGTCAGTGCCTGAAGGAGACACCAATCTCAGCATGCCATCAATGAAAATTCCAACCATTGACATCAACATGCCTAAAATAGATCTTGATTTAagtatttcaaagaccatggaaGGTGCAAGCATGGAGTTGCCTGAATCTACTACTGGTAGAAACTTCGAAGGACCTGACATCCATCTCAAAATGCCTAAAATTTCTTTGCCAACATTTGGAGTCAAAGATAATGCTGAAGCAGAGTGTAAAGGTGATGTGAAACTCCCAAAAGCAAAAGTTGATAAGAAGGCTTCTGAGTTTGAAGGTAGTAAACCAAAGCTACCTACAATTAAGGTTCCTGGACTTGATATCTCTGTACCAGAAGTGCCTGATGTGGATATCAATATTAAAGCACCAAAGAGTAAGAGTGATTATACTGTTGAAGGAGACATCAGTGGAAAACAACATGATTTCAACATCAAGGGTCCCAATGTTAAGATTGAAATGCCTAAACTTCCAAAATTCAAGAAGGATAAAAGTAATGTGGAAGTTCAACCACCTCATGTTGATATTGAAAGCGGTGATGCCAAAATGAAAGGACTTAAAATTAAGATGCCCAAATTtggcctttcctttcccaagggTAAACTAAAAGAAGGTGAAGTTGACGTTTCAGGACAGATGAAGGCCAGTGGGAAGATGCCAGAAGGGAAGATTAAATTCCCAAAAGAAAAGCATTCAATGGAAATGCCTGATGTGAATACAGATACCACCGATGGAAAGATAAAGCTTCCATCAGTGGCATTGCCGTCTGTTGATATCTCAGCTCCAAAGATGGACATTGACTTCAGCTTACCTAAAGGTAAAAGGGGTGACAAGGAGCAAGTAGGGCTGTTAAAGGGAGAAGATGAGAGACTTTCTTCTGGAGCCAGTTTTGATGTCCCAGATGTATCGCTGAAAATACCCAAGTTTACACTCCCGAAATTTGCgggcaaagtaaaaacagataatgTTGAACTGGACAGCAAGCATCTCAAAGCTGATATACAGCCTAGCCCTGCAAAGGTAGATATAGAAGGCAAATTTCCTTCAGTAGAATTTGATGTTGATGGCAAACCGAAAGAAAAAGATATGAAGATAAAAATGCCTAAAATGAAAATTCCTACTTTTGGTATTACAAAGAAGGATGAGGATGTAACTGTGATCACCCCAGATGTTGATACaaagattaaaaaaggaaaagtgcAAATGAAAAGCCCCACTATTGAACTTGAAGGCCCAGAGGGGAAAGTTAAATCACCAAAAATCAAATTCCCCAAATTTAAAATTTCATCACCAAAGACAAAACTGCCTGATGCCGAGGTTAAGATTGGTACTGAGAAAGGAGTTAAAGAGGGTGTTCAAACTCCAGATGTAACGATTGACATGCCTAAGATTTCAATGCCAAAATTTGGAACCAAAGATGGAAAAATGAATGTTGATGTCAGTGTACCTGAGGAAGGAAAACTTAAAATGCCATCTCTTGAAATTTCCCTCCCTACAGTTTCACATAAAGAGGGTGAGGTGCTGCTGCCAAAGGCAGAGGTTGATGTATCTGAAGCAGACATTAAAGGATATGAAGGTGATCTTAAAATCCCTAAAATGCCAAGTCTTGACATCTCTGCCCCCAAGTTTGAACTTGATATAAGTTTGCCTAAAGTTAAAGATGACTCTGCCTTAGATCCTAAGCTAGATATTAAAGCCAAGAAAGAAGGTGATCTTGATGGAACTGATTGGAAATTAAAAATGCCTCAAGTCGACTTACCTAAATTTGGCCACAAAGAAAAGAATATCAATCTGGAGCTTGACATTCCTGCAGGTAAAGCTGATGCTAAAATTGCTAAGCCTGAAATTTCCATATCAAAAGCAAGCGTAGATGTTCCTGACTTTGAAATGCAAGGCGCGGAAGGCAGGATTAAGATGCCAAAAATTAAAATGCCTAAAGTGGATATTTCTTTGCCCAAGGGGGATGGTGTTACAGAGAGTGAAGATAAGATTACAAGACCTGAGTTTGAAGATCCTGCTGCGGACGGCAAGATAAAGTTGCCTTCATTTGGAAAACTCTCCGCTCCTACGGTAAAAGCACCTGAACTGGACTTTGAACTCAGCTTGAGAAAACCTAAACATGAAACAGAAATAGAAGGTAACTGGAAAGGGAGAAAGGGGGCTGAAACTGACTTGGGTGTTACTTCAGAAAAATCAGAGTATTATATCAAGATGCCCAAAATGAAAATGCCAGAACTATCCATTTCTGGTCCACAGATCAAAGGTAGTGATCTTGAAATTGATGTGGGACTGTCAAAGTTGGACACCGGAAAAGAGAAGATTAAGGGGGACTTACCCAAAATACAAGGAAGTCCAGGTGTCACAATTAAGGCCCCAAAGATCAAAGCCCCAAAAGTAGATGCAGATGTGAAGGCACCAGAGGCTGATATTGAAGGAACAAGtggaaaatttaaaatgaaaattccaAAGTTTGGTTTATCCACAACAAAAGATGAGGGTGAAGTTAATGTAGACTTGCAGCAGGAGACCAAGTTTAAGGTTCCAGATGTGGGATTTAGTGTGACAAAAGATGGAGACCACAGCACCAATATTGACCTTTCCCTTCCTAAGGACAGTAAAGTCAAAGGTCCTAAAAAGGAAGGTAAGCTTGAAGTTGATTTGCCATCTGTCGAACTGGACATCCCAGAAGGTGGTATCAAGGTGCCCAAATTAAAGATTCCTAAAATTGGCGTGATGACATCCAAAGAGATGTTAGAAGGAGAAGTTGCTTTTGTGTCAGActcagaagaagcagaagaaaaagCAAAGAAGCATCATTTCAAATTTCCCAATGTAGAAATTTCAAGCTCTAAACCTAAAGGGTATGCAGAAGTAGATGTCAAAACTTCTGGGAGAGATATGGACCTTGAAGGGCAAACAGATGGACTAAAGTTAAAAATGCCCAAAATCACAGTACCCTCTGTCGGTTTTTCAGATTCAAAAGACCAGCACTATTCAACAGAACTGATCACCCCAGATTCTGATGCAGACATCAAAATTCCAAAAATTGACATTAAGGTTCCAAAAATTGACATTAATATTCCAAAGGTCGAAATTAAAGCCCCGGCCGTCAATGTAAAGGCCCCAGAAGAGGAATCATTGGAGATGGATGAGGAACATAAGTCCAAAGTTAAACTACCAGAGTTTGGAATTGCACTTCCTTCTGTCACACGGTTAGAAACTGAAACATCAGACGTAAAGTTAAAAGTCAAAGGACcacaaatcaaagttaaaaatgcTGAAGCGATTTCCAAATCACCACAGTCTGATGGGGATGCTGAAGGGCCAAAGATGCCAAAAGTaaaaaaagctgtttttgctTTTCCAAGGTTTAATGGGGCAGATGCGTCATTGAGTCATTCTCAAGGAGAAGTGAATCTGGGGGCTGGAGAAACTAAAACCAGAGTtcccaaaatcaaaatgaaacccACCTTTGGAAAGTTGCGTTCCAAAACAAAAGGGGCAGAAGTGAATGGGGATGCAGAAGAAATAGATGGAGAGGAAGACGAAAAacataaaactggaaaaatgaagaTTCCAAAAGTCACACTTGCAGTCTCTGCGAAGACAAGTGATGGGGCGGGATATCATGTGAATGGACAAAGTGACCCTGCTTCAACGAATGCATCTCAGCAAGACAAGAGTAAATTTGGGAAGATGAAGATTCCCAAAATTGAATTTTCCTCACCCTATTCCAAGGGGGCAGTAGATGAAGGGGAGGCTGAAATGAACATGAAGCTGGTCAAGGAAGAGGAAGCATCAATGTCAAATGGAGACAGTAAGGGCTTAAAATTTAAATCtccaaaaatcacattttcaggctttaaaaagaaaactggcAAAGAAGAGATTGAAAAGCCAGTGTCTTCCAGTGCCAGGACTGAAATGGCCTGTCTAGAATCTGGGGATAAACCCATCTCACAGTCTCCCAAGCCCAAAGTTTCCATAGGTTTGTTTTCCAGCAAATCCAGAGGAGAATACACTGTGGAACAAAGAACCAATGGTCAGGAGGCCCAAGAAGAAAGTGGCAAACATCATCTGGAAGGTAGAGGAGACAAGTCCCCCAAGTTTAAGCTCCCGAAATTCTCCCTCAGCCCCAAATCAAAAGGGGTCCTGGTGATAACCCCTGAGAGTTCCCCAAAGGCAAGCCAACGTTCCTCACAACAAAAGGAAGGGGAAGAATCATCTTCTGGTTTTAAAATCCAGATGCCAAGGGTGGGATTTAAGTCCCGTCAAGACGAGCACACATCGGAGGAGCGGATAATCATGGATGATGAGGATGAAAGTGTGATCATCGTGTCTAAGACATCTAAACACACAATAACAGAATCAGTGACTGAAAAATCCACCACCATTTAA